Proteins co-encoded in one Neofelis nebulosa isolate mNeoNeb1 chromosome 2, mNeoNeb1.pri, whole genome shotgun sequence genomic window:
- the CTXND2 gene encoding cortexin domain containing 2 → MDDSSLSSSIDVDKGFAIAFVVLLFLFLIVMIFRCAKLVKNPYEASSTTAEPSLS, encoded by the coding sequence ATGGATGATTCGAGCCTGTCCAGCAGTATTGATGTAGACAAAGGCTTTGCCATCGCCTTTGttgttcttctgtttctgttcctAATTGTGATGATTTTTCGGTGTGCCAAGTTGGTGAAGAACCCCTATGAGGCCAGCTCCACAACAGCAGAACCGTCGCTGAGCTGA
- the LOC131503989 gene encoding spindle and kinetochore-associated protein 2-like produces the protein MEAEVNKMKLMFQKANSDPDYIQYRPEYEIKTNHSESASKKNPVTLLMESLAIKSQYQTLHACFKPLAVGQKETKSCVCATFLKTTTIIQELQKQTDLELSLWTKEKTVAEQLKSHMSEL, from the coding sequence ATGGAGGCAGAGGTCAACAAGATGAAACTGATGTTCCAGAAAGCTAACTCTGATCCAGATTACATTCAGTACAGACCAGAATATGAAATCAAGACTAATCATTCTGAGTCAGCAAGCAAGAAAAATCCAGTTACACTCTTAATGGAATCATTAGCAATAAAGTCTCAGTATCAAACTTTGCATGCATGCTTTAAGCCATTAGCTGTTGGGCAGAAAGAGACTAAGAGCTGTGTTTGTGCCACTTTCCTTAAGACTACGACCATAATACAAGAACTACAAAAGCAAACAGACTTGGAGCTGTCACTGTGGACTAAAGAGAAAACTGTGGCAGAGCAATTAAAATCTCACATGTCAGAGTTATGA